In Festucalex cinctus isolate MCC-2025b chromosome 9, RoL_Fcin_1.0, whole genome shotgun sequence, the DNA window TTCAATGTCAATAACCAAAATGGCGACCAGCTTCAGATCTTCAGCGCAATctgttgggtcaaaagtaatgAATCCAACCTTGGATCCAATCCGCTCGAAATCCTCAGCTAACCCAGCCCAGTcgattcagaatattttttatataaccaTTTAGGGTCACTGCAATTTATCAAAGCagtgcaaaacaaaaagcaaacattCAATTTTCTACAACTTTTGCTCCTCAACGTCAACGTTCGCATCCAGAGCGACGCTGCCGGCGTTCTTATTGGCCGGCGCTTGACTCCTGGTGCCCCGCCTCCTCCCTGTCAGCACCGACATCAGCCTGGCGCGGTACCGGTCCCCGGCCAGGAAGTACAAAACGGGGTCGATGCAGCTGTTGGCGCTGGCGAGCGGCCTGGTGACCTTGTAGGCCAAGTTGACGGCATCCAGCGTGCGGCAGTCCAGCCGCATCACGCGGGCGGCGTAGTAGACGCTGCGCGTGACGTGGAAGGGCACGAAGCTGACGGCGAACACCGTCAGCACCGCCGCGATCAGCCTGAGCGACTTGCGCCGCGACTTGCCCGCCAAGCCGGGCCGCCGCAGGGCGCACGCCATCCGGCAGTAGCACGCCACGATGACCAGGAAGGGCGCGGCGAACAGAAGCGCCGTGACGGCCGAGCTGTAGTCCACGTACGCGGCGAAGGAATCCCGGCTGGTGGTGTCGTGGCACAGCGTGTCGTTGCCCCGCCTTGACGTGGTGACGAAGGCCACGTTGGGCAACAGGCAGACGAGCACCGCCGCCCACACGCCAGCGCAAGCCAGGTGGGCGTGGCGCGGCCGGAGCAGGCGGCGCGCCGCCATGGGGTGGCAGATGCCCGCGTAGCGCTGCAGGCTGATGCAGGTGAGCAACAGGATGCTGCAGTAGAGGTTGGCGTAGAAGAGGAAGCGCACCGTTTTGCACGCCGCCGTGCCGAAGGGCCAGTGGCTGCGGTTGGCGTAGTAGTAGATGAGCGTGGGCAGCGACAGCACGTACAGGAGGTCGGACAGCGCCAGGTGGAACATGAAGACGGCGCTGGGGCTCCACGGGCGCGTTTTGGCGAAGGTCCACAGGGCGGCGGCGTTGAGCACCAAGCCCGCCGCGAAGACGAGCGAGTAGGAGATGGGCAGCAGAACGTATTTGAATTCCTCGTCAAAGCGGCAGCTGGCGTTGAAGATGGATGGCGCCGCCGCCGATTGGTTGGACTCCGATGGGAGGGACGTTGCCATGGCGACCGCCGATCTCACGCAGCCGAGTCAGGAGGTGTTGAGAGAACCGTCCGAGGACGAGGGGGCTCTGAGGTGCGCACACGGAGAAAATGTTGGCGGGGACCAAGGTTTTTATAGTTGATGAAAATAAACACtaaataactgaaaataaaatttgGGGGCTTTTAAGGAGTCTCATTTTAAAGAAGTCCTCCTAGAGATTTTATCCGATTGTCTTGAAAATGCGGGTGTTTCGGCTAGAAAAGTTCAAagctttttattccaaaatctgTTGCTGTGGCAACGCACtgttcattattaaaaaaaattatgcttttcttggatggtctaaacatgcatgaAAACATGTGAAATTTTACACACCCACCAGGCctggcaatatatatatatatatagggcctATAAAAActacatctatctatctatctatacacatatatatatatatatatatatatatatatatatatatatatattaatatcgGTATATATCTATATCACTTTATATATCAATATAGATGAATATATATCGTTATAGATCGATATCGATCTAGATCTGTATAGAGTGATATCGATATGTCTATATCGATCGATATATATCGGTATCGAGATATGTCAAAGCAATCGATGCCGGTACATAGCATCGGTATATCTATATATCGATCGATAGCAATCAGCATTGTCAATATAGATCTATGTCACTCGGTATGTATCGATATAGTCCGGTATAGaccgatatatatatacacacaccgaAATATATCTATATACCGGTAGATATATCGAGATATATCAACATATCGATATCAATAGCAAgcgatatatttttatattgatcGATATTTATTGGTATTGGTCAATAACGATGTAGATCAATAACTATGTGGGTATCATTATACAGATATATACCACCGGTATACCTATATCGATAGATCGCAATCCGCATCGCGGAGATCTAGATCTCTAGATCTATATCACTCGGCATGTATCCATATAGTCTGGTATATACCGATATCGTTATAGAttgatatatatacacacaccgaGGCATATCTATATATCAAGATATATCAACATATCGATATGTATCAACATTGATATATTTCTCTATCGATCGatatttatcggtatcggtcgatAACGACTTGGATAGCGAGATACAGTATATATCGATATCGATGTATGCTATCattcgatatatcgatatatttatatattggtCAATATCGATATATAACGTTGATATAGATCGATAACGAGCACTATATCTATATAGCTATCTGTATCTATCTACCTCTATCTCTctatatctgttttttttttatgaaaactaAAACAACAGCTTCTGTgtataaaagtaactaaaaaaataactaattaataaaagtctcctttgttttagtctcagTTAATATACATTGTTTGAGTTTTcatgattcattttaatgtatttatttcggtACTGTTGTACATCTGTAAACAAGAATGAAGGTCAAATAGCAATTTGAGAATTGCAACTTACCTGACTTTATTTGACATTACTTTGTGACTTTTACTTGGTGAAACAAACAATCATAAAATGTTTTCCAGTCggtcttttagtttttagttttttttgtttcaagccGAGCATATATCCTCCCATCTCTACCTCCAACATGGCGGACGAACAACTAGCGGTTGTCGGTCACGTGATTAAAAGAACACATTTGGGACATGCGTGCACTTTTATCAATGTGGCCCTACAATTATGAGATATTTAATCATAAACTCGAGTAATTTAAGTGTCAAATATCAACGTTATCTAATAAGTAGTTTCTAAAACATTGTACTTGTAATCAAAAATAACATCATTAGTAATATTATTAATCATAATACAGTTCTTAATTGTGTTCGGTTTTTATTGAGAATGCAAGTGTAACAATGAACTGCTCGTGAACAACTTTTACAGCAATGAACCATGTATCCCATGTTGTACTGTACTTTTAAAAATCTGTGTGCAAAGCCGAAAAGTAAAGTccaactagtagtagtagtagtagtagtatgttCCAAAAACTACTCAGATTGCTCCATGCATTCCACGTGTCTACACGAGTATGAcaaattgtgacaaaaaaaaaaaaaaaaaaagtcgaaccGACAGCGTGTGTCCTAACAGAGTCGTTGAAgcagttttgtgttgttttgtgtcGGTACCTGCAGAATTGGAGGTGCTCGCTTTCCACCAAGTCCTCTCCACTTGGAAAGTTGCAAGGAGACCCGCACAGGTGCCCTGAGGTGCTCCTCGGCATAATCTTCTTTTCAAATGTTCCGTACAAAGTCACTAGCTGATGTTCGGATGCCTGACTGGCTGGCTGGAGTGCATTAGACACGGCGCAAAGTTATTGGGCTGGAGGGGGTGGCCGCGGGCTGGTTGGTGGGTGGGTCGATGTTTGTATGCGCGCTCTTGTTACTGCAGAGGAAGGAGCGAGCCGTGCGCGCTCACGCGGGAACGTGCTGCTGAATGGACACAAAAGATATCACGCAattaaattcatttattttaaaggtAAGCATTCAAATTCTGCTTTATTAACGTACACAATTTATAGAACTATATTTTCTAACTCGTAATGTTGTGAGCCATTAAAAGTAGTATTGGCAATTAAGTAACTAAGTTCAAATACTGTGATTAAGTTAATTTTGACAGCGAATTAAAGGAAAATTAGACTATAGCATAGACAacgttttattctatttttgagTGGGACCAAATTATCAGGCATGATGTTAAATTCAACTCTTTAAGAGCACACTTATGAGCATAATTGCCatctctagaaaaaaaaaaaaccttgtacaACATAGTGTGAACTacaaccatatatagtaaatatTAAGCAATACTTGCTAGAGAGGCATCCAAGTACAATCAGACATATTGAAACTACATAAGAATAGAACTTCGGGATGATGTCCAGAGGTCATTTACTTGAACAGGAACACGAAAGCAACAAGGGAAATGTATGACTCGACCTTCCTGATCGCCTTCCAAGACAGCTCCCCCAAAGGTGTTGAGTAATATATTTGAACAGCTGCACCATTTCCGTCTTTAAAGTCGATTGGAAAGTACATCCTTCGGGGGCCAGTCCATTTGGTTTCACCTGCTTTGTTCTCATCACGAAACAGTAACGTGTGATTGTAAAGGCATAAATGTAAGATGATGATTGGAAGATTCCTCTTAATAAGGTACCAC includes these proteins:
- the LOC144026311 gene encoding P2Y purinoceptor 4, encoding MATSLPSESNQSAAAPSIFNASCRFDEEFKYVLLPISYSLVFAAGLVLNAAALWTFAKTRPWSPSAVFMFHLALSDLLYVLSLPTLIYYYANRSHWPFGTAACKTVRFLFYANLYCSILLLTCISLQRYAGICHPMAARRLLRPRHAHLACAGVWAAVLVCLLPNVAFVTTSRRGNDTLCHDTTSRDSFAAYVDYSSAVTALLFAAPFLVIVACYCRMACALRRPGLAGKSRRKSLRLIAAVLTVFAVSFVPFHVTRSVYYAARVMRLDCRTLDAVNLAYKVTRPLASANSCIDPVLYFLAGDRYRARLMSVLTGRRRGTRSQAPANKNAGSVALDANVDVEEQKL